From the genome of Fusobacterium varium, one region includes:
- the phnW gene encoding 2-aminoethylphosphonate--pyruvate transaminase → MHTLEEYLEKPYLLLTPGPLTTSNGVRIAMLKDWCTWDKEYNNIVQEIRERLVKLVVPSENYNKYTSVLMQGSGSFGVESVIGTSIPENGKLLILSNGAYGDRMGEIAQVLKINNIIEKFGDKDIIDINIVREILESNPDITHVSVVHSETTSGILNPIEKIGELVKEFNKIYIVDAMSSFGGIEIDIEEVKADFLISSSNKCIQGVPGFSFIICKRDILETCSGQARSLSLDLYSQWKVMEENNGKWRFTSPTHTVRAFYQALLELEKEGGIVEREKRYRKNNVILRNGMKNLGFKSLIPEEYQSPIITTFFAPKSPDYNFENFYYKLKKEGFVIYPGKVTDIDSFRIGNIGEVYPDDIYALLKAIEKAIN, encoded by the coding sequence ATGCATACTTTAGAAGAATATCTAGAAAAACCATATCTGCTTTTAACACCAGGACCATTAACTACAAGTAATGGAGTAAGAATAGCTATGCTCAAAGACTGGTGTACTTGGGATAAAGAATATAATAATATAGTTCAGGAAATAAGAGAAAGATTGGTCAAATTAGTTGTACCTTCAGAAAATTATAATAAATATACTTCTGTTCTTATGCAGGGAAGTGGTTCCTTTGGAGTGGAATCTGTCATTGGTACTTCCATTCCTGAAAATGGAAAATTATTAATTCTATCAAATGGTGCTTATGGAGATAGAATGGGAGAAATTGCTCAGGTTTTAAAAATAAATAATATCATAGAAAAATTTGGTGATAAAGATATTATAGATATCAACATAGTGAGAGAAATACTTGAGTCTAATCCAGATATCACTCATGTATCTGTAGTACATAGCGAAACTACAAGTGGAATTTTAAATCCCATTGAAAAAATAGGAGAATTAGTAAAAGAATTTAATAAAATATATATTGTAGATGCTATGTCAAGTTTTGGTGGAATAGAAATAGATATTGAGGAGGTAAAAGCTGATTTTTTAATTAGTTCTTCAAATAAATGTATTCAAGGAGTTCCTGGATTTTCTTTTATTATATGCAAAAGAGATATCTTAGAAACTTGTTCAGGACAGGCTCGTTCTCTTTCTCTTGATCTCTATAGTCAATGGAAAGTTATGGAGGAAAATAATGGCAAATGGAGATTCACTTCCCCAACACATACAGTAAGAGCATTCTATCAAGCTCTTTTAGAACTCGAAAAAGAAGGTGGTATAGTAGAAAGAGAAAAAAGGTATAGAAAAAATAATGTTATTTTAAGAAATGGAATGAAAAATTTAGGATTTAAATCTCTTATTCCTGAAGAATACCAATCTCCAATAATTACTACTTTCTTTGCACCAAAATCTCCAGATTATAATTTTGAAAACTTTTACTATAAATTAAAAAAAGAAGGATTTGTTATTTACCCTGGAAAAGTTACAGATATAGATAGCTTTAGAATTGGAAATATTGGTGAAGTATACCCAGATGATATTTATGCTCTTTTAAAAGCAATAGAAAAAGCTATCAATTAA
- the phnX gene encoding Phosphonoacetaldehyde hydrolase, with protein sequence MKKINLIIFDWAGTTVDYGCFAPVKVFIEIFKEKNIDVTLEEARGPMGMLKIDHIKAMLSLNRVTVLWKEKYNRMWNENDIDELYKNFENKLFKILADYTEPVPHCIETVNILRERGLKIGSTTGYTQEMMEIITAGAKSQGYFPDYYTTPNAVPAGRPAPYMIYQNMLILGEEDTDCVVKIGDTISDIKEGRNAKVWTVGILKGSSELGLSLEEVNPLPENELKEKMEKTASKMLSAGAHFVIEDISKVPYIIDIINKKLINGERA encoded by the coding sequence TGAAAAAAATAAATCTAATAATTTTTGACTGGGCTGGAACTACTGTAGATTATGGCTGCTTTGCTCCAGTAAAAGTTTTTATTGAAATATTCAAAGAAAAAAATATAGATGTAACTCTGGAAGAAGCAAGAGGCCCTATGGGAATGTTGAAAATAGATCATATCAAAGCTATGCTGTCACTTAATAGAGTCACTGTTCTATGGAAAGAAAAATATAATAGAATGTGGAACGAAAATGATATAGACGAGCTTTATAAAAATTTTGAAAACAAGCTTTTTAAAATACTTGCTGACTATACTGAACCTGTTCCACATTGCATTGAAACTGTAAATATTTTGAGAGAAAGAGGATTGAAAATAGGTTCAACAACAGGATACACACAGGAAATGATGGAGATTATCACTGCTGGTGCAAAATCTCAGGGATACTTTCCAGATTACTATACTACTCCTAATGCTGTTCCAGCTGGAAGACCTGCTCCATATATGATATATCAAAATATGCTTATTCTTGGAGAAGAGGATACAGATTGTGTTGTGAAAATTGGAGATACCATTTCTGATATTAAAGAGGGAAGAAATGCAAAAGTGTGGACAGTTGGAATACTAAAGGGAAGCAGTGAACTAGGATTATCCCTTGAAGAAGTCAATCCCCTCCCTGAAAATGAATTAAAAGAAAAAATGGAAAAAACTGCTTCAAAAATGCTTTCTGCTGGAGCTCATTTTGTAATAGAAGATATTTCAAAAGTTCCATATATAATAGATATCATTAACAAAAAATTAATAAATGGCGAAAGAGCCTAA